A window of Reinekea marina contains these coding sequences:
- a CDS encoding ABC transporter ATP-binding protein, with translation MTNVISVENLTKNYGSKTAVNGISFSVAQGDCFGLLGPNGAGKTTTIEMLEGVLNPSQGKISLFGEPANKSLYKRVGIQFQNTALQDYLTVIETVKLFHALYEQPMPLDELIQLCALEDILQQDARTLSGGQRQRLLLALALVNSPDLVFLDEPTTGLDPQARRNFWSLIEAIKAQGRSIVLTTHYMDEAQVLCDDIAIMDQGQIIASGSPEALLADHFNGAVVCIPLENTNDISGAHSIANGRYEIETEQVDETIQSLIQQNISLEGMQVKRPTLEDLFLKLTGHALRG, from the coding sequence ATGACAAATGTGATCTCTGTCGAGAATTTAACAAAAAATTACGGCTCTAAAACAGCCGTCAATGGTATCAGCTTTTCAGTTGCTCAAGGCGATTGTTTTGGCTTACTGGGCCCAAATGGCGCAGGCAAGACTACGACCATTGAAATGCTTGAAGGCGTGTTGAACCCCTCTCAGGGAAAGATTTCACTGTTTGGTGAACCTGCTAATAAATCACTCTATAAGCGAGTGGGCATTCAGTTTCAAAACACCGCATTACAAGACTACCTAACCGTCATTGAAACCGTAAAGTTATTCCATGCATTATACGAGCAGCCAATGCCGTTGGATGAATTAATACAACTGTGTGCCTTGGAAGATATTTTGCAACAAGATGCGCGCACGCTTTCCGGTGGCCAACGACAGCGCTTATTGTTAGCGTTAGCTTTAGTAAACTCACCAGATTTAGTTTTTTTAGATGAGCCAACCACGGGTTTAGACCCTCAAGCCCGACGCAACTTTTGGTCATTGATTGAGGCCATCAAAGCGCAAGGGCGTAGCATTGTGTTGACTACCCATTACATGGATGAAGCCCAAGTACTTTGTGATGATATCGCTATTATGGATCAAGGCCAAATCATCGCAAGTGGCTCCCCAGAAGCCTTGTTGGCCGATCATTTTAACGGCGCAGTGGTGTGCATTCCGCTAGAAAACACAAATGATATATCGGGCGCTCATAGTATTGCCAACGGCCGATATGAAATTGAAACTGAACAGGTGGATGAGACTATTCAGTCACTGATACAACAAAATATCTCTTTAGAAGGCATGCAAGTTAAAAGGCCGACGTTAGAAGACTTGTTTTTAAAATTAACCGGCCACGCCTTAAGGGGATAA
- a CDS encoding malic enzyme-like NAD(P)-binding protein encodes MTDTLKKDALAYHADPRPGKLSVEISTAAESSRDLSLAYSPGVAEPVRAIADNPEDAYKYTIKGNLVGVISNGSAILGLGNLGSLASKPVMEGKALLFKRFANVDSIDIEVNSSDINEIVRTVELIADTFGGINLEDIKAPECFEIERRLIESCSIPIFHDDQHGTAIVTVAGMLNALDIQGKSIESAKLVCLGAGAAAISCSRLLVAAGMKKENIVMLDRKGVIFNGREGVNQYKAEFANDTTRARTLTEAIEGADVFLGLSGPDQLSAEQLKTMADKPIIFACSNPDPEIKPELALSVRDDVIMATGRSDYPNQVNNVLGFPFIFRGALDVRATKINEEMKLAAAHAISDLAKEEILQEVIDAYGGNAFEFGPEYIIPKPLDPRLLNRVAGAVARAAVDSGVAKIALPDKYKV; translated from the coding sequence ATGACTGATACACTAAAAAAAGATGCCTTGGCCTACCATGCTGACCCTCGTCCAGGAAAGTTAAGCGTCGAGATTTCGACGGCCGCTGAATCATCACGTGATTTATCCTTGGCTTATAGCCCGGGTGTTGCAGAGCCTGTGCGTGCCATTGCCGATAATCCGGAAGATGCTTATAAATACACCATTAAGGGAAACCTAGTCGGTGTTATTTCTAACGGCAGTGCGATTTTAGGGTTAGGTAACTTAGGTTCGTTGGCCAGTAAGCCAGTCATGGAAGGAAAAGCCCTGTTATTTAAGCGTTTTGCCAACGTTGATTCTATTGATATCGAAGTGAACTCTTCTGATATTAATGAAATTGTGCGCACCGTTGAACTTATTGCTGATACCTTTGGTGGAATCAACTTAGAAGACATCAAAGCCCCTGAGTGTTTTGAAATTGAGCGTCGTTTAATAGAGTCATGCAGTATTCCAATTTTTCACGATGATCAACACGGCACCGCCATTGTTACGGTTGCGGGCATGCTAAATGCTCTTGATATTCAAGGTAAGTCTATCGAATCGGCTAAATTGGTCTGTTTAGGCGCAGGTGCGGCGGCCATTTCATGTTCTCGGTTGTTGGTTGCAGCGGGCATGAAGAAAGAAAACATCGTTATGCTCGATCGAAAAGGCGTTATTTTTAATGGCCGTGAAGGTGTGAACCAGTATAAAGCTGAGTTTGCCAACGATACCACTCGAGCAAGAACGTTAACTGAAGCCATAGAAGGCGCAGATGTGTTCCTTGGGCTTTCTGGTCCTGATCAGCTCAGCGCTGAACAATTAAAAACCATGGCCGATAAGCCGATTATTTTTGCGTGCTCTAATCCAGATCCAGAGATTAAGCCTGAACTCGCGTTGAGCGTACGTGATGACGTCATTATGGCAACGGGTCGTTCCGATTACCCAAACCAGGTGAATAACGTATTAGGCTTTCCGTTTATTTTCCGCGGCGCATTAGATGTCCGGGCTACTAAGATTAATGAAGAAATGAAGCTGGCTGCAGCGCATGCGATCAGTGATTTAGCTAAAGAAGAGATCTTACAAGAAGTGATCGATGCCTACGGCGGCAATGCCTTTGAGTTTGGCCCAGAATACATTATTCCTAAGCCATTAGATCCACGATTATTAAATCGCGTTGCGGGTGCCGTTGCGCGTGCAGCAGTTGATTCCGGAGTCGCTAAAATCGCCTTACCAGACAAGTATAAAGTTTAG
- the argS gene encoding arginine--tRNA ligase, which translates to MKQQITQLLEAAAQTLKDDGFIPAEHVINVSVDNTRDKSHGDLATNLALTLAKPCKSNPREVAQKLIDALPSNDFVSKVEIAGPGFINFYLASASSAAIVADILEQADKFGTNTSGENKKVQVEFVSANPTGPLHVGHGRGAAVGDSICRLLAANGWNPTREFYYNDAGAQINNLALSVQSRVKGLTPEDESWPEDGYRGHYISDVAQSYLAGDTIVADDRSVVGKKDPDDLDAIQDFAVAYLRREQDLDLKAFDVKFDVYFLESSLYSEGLVEDTVNQLIANNYTYEKDGALWLKTTEFGDDKDRVMRKKEGGYTYFLPDVAYHKNKFDRGFDRVINEQGADHHSTVTRVRAGIQALQAGIPEGFPEYVLHQMVLVMRGGEEVKLSKRAGSYVTLRDLIDEVGRDATRYFLVSRRADAQITFDIDLARSKNNDNPVYYIQYAHARVFGMLNKLKEQGIDFDQALGLEALGTLDLDAERELMTQLRKYPDVVKNAGTSLEPASIATYLKDLAGLFHSYYNSNKMLIDDANVRNARLVLSRAVAQVIANGLDLLGVSAPEQM; encoded by the coding sequence ATGAAACAGCAAATCACACAATTGCTGGAAGCCGCAGCGCAAACGTTAAAAGACGACGGCTTCATCCCTGCAGAGCATGTTATTAACGTATCTGTCGATAACACTCGGGATAAAAGCCATGGTGATTTGGCAACAAACCTTGCATTGACCTTAGCGAAACCTTGTAAAAGTAACCCGCGCGAAGTGGCTCAAAAATTAATAGATGCCCTGCCCAGCAATGACTTTGTAAGTAAAGTTGAGATCGCAGGACCCGGATTCATCAATTTTTACTTAGCCAGCGCCTCTAGCGCGGCCATCGTTGCTGACATTTTGGAACAAGCGGATAAGTTTGGTACCAACACCAGCGGCGAAAACAAAAAAGTTCAAGTTGAGTTTGTGTCTGCAAACCCAACCGGCCCATTGCATGTTGGTCATGGCCGTGGTGCTGCCGTAGGCGATTCTATTTGCCGTTTATTGGCCGCAAATGGTTGGAACCCTACTCGTGAGTTTTATTACAATGATGCCGGCGCACAAATTAATAATCTAGCACTGTCCGTTCAGTCACGAGTGAAAGGCTTAACTCCTGAAGACGAGAGCTGGCCAGAAGATGGCTACCGTGGTCATTATATTTCTGATGTCGCGCAATCTTACTTAGCCGGCGACACCATCGTAGCCGACGATCGAAGCGTTGTCGGTAAAAAAGACCCCGACGATTTAGACGCTATTCAAGATTTTGCCGTAGCCTATTTGCGTCGCGAACAAGACCTTGATTTAAAAGCATTCGATGTGAAATTCGATGTCTACTTTTTAGAATCATCACTTTATTCCGAAGGGCTAGTAGAAGACACGGTGAATCAACTCATCGCCAACAACTACACCTATGAAAAAGACGGCGCGCTTTGGTTAAAGACTACTGAGTTTGGTGACGATAAAGACCGCGTTATGCGTAAAAAAGAAGGTGGCTATACCTACTTTTTACCAGATGTGGCCTACCACAAAAATAAATTTGATCGTGGCTTTGACCGCGTCATTAATGAGCAAGGTGCCGATCATCACAGCACCGTCACTCGAGTACGCGCAGGCATCCAAGCGCTGCAAGCCGGAATCCCTGAAGGCTTCCCTGAATACGTGCTACACCAAATGGTGTTAGTAATGCGTGGCGGCGAAGAAGTAAAACTGTCTAAACGAGCCGGCAGTTATGTAACCTTGCGTGATCTCATTGACGAAGTCGGTCGCGATGCAACCCGTTACTTCCTAGTATCAAGACGTGCCGATGCACAAATTACTTTTGATATTGATTTAGCGCGTTCAAAAAATAACGACAACCCCGTGTACTACATTCAATATGCGCACGCGCGCGTATTTGGCATGTTAAACAAACTCAAAGAACAAGGCATCGACTTTGATCAAGCGCTCGGCTTAGAAGCATTAGGTACACTCGATCTAGACGCTGAACGTGAATTGATGACTCAGCTTCGAAAATACCCAGACGTAGTGAAAAACGCAGGCACCTCATTAGAGCCTGCGTCTATTGCAACCTACTTAAAAGACTTAGCGGGTTTATTCCACAGCTACTACAACAGCAACAAAATGTTGATAGACGATGCCAACGTAAGAAATGCACGCCTAGTTCTTTCTAG
- a CDS encoding GNAT family N-acetyltransferase, whose protein sequence is MITAPSYIEPKALEMNINIRLANYADASDANIILDQLNAYAQDPMGGGSPLKEEVRENLISSLHKIPGAFSLIAFVDNEPAGFANCFQGFSTFKCKPLINIHDFAVLERFRGMKLSQRLLEKVEDIARERGCCKVTLEVLAGNTAAKKAYLNFGFSDYELDPASGSALFWEKPL, encoded by the coding sequence ATGATCACGGCACCTTCTTACATTGAACCCAAGGCTCTAGAAATGAATATAAACATTAGGCTTGCCAACTACGCCGATGCTAGCGACGCTAACATAATACTAGACCAACTAAACGCTTATGCCCAAGACCCAATGGGCGGTGGCTCACCACTGAAAGAAGAAGTAAGAGAAAACCTAATTTCATCGCTTCACAAAATACCCGGCGCTTTCAGTTTAATTGCATTTGTTGACAATGAGCCCGCTGGGTTTGCTAATTGTTTTCAAGGATTCTCTACCTTTAAGTGTAAGCCGCTGATCAATATCCATGACTTTGCCGTGCTAGAACGTTTTAGAGGAATGAAACTCAGTCAACGGTTGCTTGAAAAAGTAGAAGACATTGCACGAGAAAGGGGTTGCTGCAAGGTGACTTTAGAAGTGCTAGCGGGAAATACCGCCGCAAAAAAGGCGTATTTAAACTTTGGATTCTCCGATTACGAGCTAGACCCCGCCTCGGGCTCGGCGCTTTTCTGGGAAAAACCTCTTTAA
- the rpmE gene encoding 50S ribosomal protein L31 produces the protein MVATCSCGNKLEINSTRGSDMHLDVCSKCHPFYTGQQKMVDSGGRIDRFKTRFSGRKIGK, from the coding sequence ATGGTTGCAACGTGTTCATGTGGCAACAAGCTAGAAATTAATTCTACTCGTGGTTCGGACATGCACTTAGACGTATGCTCTAAATGTCACCCGTTCTACACAGGTCAACAGAAGATGGTTGACTCTGGTGGTCGTATCGATCGCTTCAAGACTCGTTTCAGTGGCCGTAAAATCGGTAAATAA
- a CDS encoding DnaT-like ssDNA-binding domain-containing protein: MISEKMLLVSPTLAATLGLEEALLFQLLYEIKTLQERETIELSVQKQQKLLPFWSDMQFLAVCNRLQAQGVINIVSQSPWQFIIDPLFDADEAAGTQTKLPSISKTVPVYNNTPNTYDAPNQTPSVAAVKSQATEKLPVFSMNDARRRNQEDDDLAYLKPAAKHGGRASVQRVKMTADWEPSEQFPNLLSFHNIPLAFALSELEKFRQYYLASERQEANWDIRLVNWVQRAWPESQHAKGRYEQSINTSGEPANNPREKRARVRDALRNISDTDW, from the coding sequence GTGATTTCAGAAAAAATGCTCTTAGTCTCTCCAACGCTCGCAGCTACATTGGGCTTAGAAGAAGCTTTGCTGTTTCAACTACTGTACGAAATCAAAACACTGCAGGAACGTGAAACCATTGAGTTATCTGTTCAAAAGCAGCAAAAATTATTGCCTTTTTGGAGTGATATGCAGTTTTTGGCCGTGTGCAATCGGCTACAAGCGCAAGGCGTTATAAACATTGTCAGCCAATCGCCTTGGCAATTTATCATTGACCCTTTATTTGATGCCGATGAGGCAGCAGGTACACAAACTAAGCTACCTTCGATCAGTAAAACCGTCCCTGTGTACAATAACACGCCAAATACATACGATGCCCCAAACCAAACACCGTCTGTCGCTGCAGTTAAATCACAGGCCACTGAAAAACTGCCGGTATTTTCAATGAACGATGCTAGGCGACGCAATCAAGAAGACGACGACTTGGCCTATCTTAAACCAGCCGCAAAGCACGGCGGCCGAGCCAGCGTTCAGCGGGTAAAAATGACGGCCGACTGGGAGCCGAGTGAACAGTTTCCCAATTTATTGTCATTTCACAATATTCCGCTAGCCTTTGCGCTTTCAGAACTTGAAAAATTTAGGCAATATTACCTGGCCAGTGAACGCCAAGAGGCCAACTGGGATATTCGATTAGTTAATTGGGTGCAACGCGCTTGGCCCGAATCACAACATGCAAAAGGTCGATATGAGCAATCAATCAACACATCTGGTGAGCCTGCAAACAATCCTCGAGAAAAAAGAGCACGCGTCCGGGACGCTCTCAGAAACATCTCAGATACTGACTGGTAA
- a CDS encoding replication protein P, with translation MSNQSTHLVSLQTILEKKEHASGTLSETSQILTGNRPTVDHDTKVLINMIFARFHHIYTHRFESAYGDETTLNQAKREWAMSLAGMTEVQLEFALERCKREHAWPPTIAEFLKLLQPTPESLGLPSLDQAYLEASVNAHHPQAHRWSHVCVQLAAQQVSYHALRSEAERITKPVFKNAYEKLCQRLFNGETVELPRANTLPEPDYSDERNFVDALTKIGVDAVQAQALAYYLEKPKGSIVRERYRKKTIAQLQEMKVNINAPE, from the coding sequence ATGAGCAATCAATCAACACATCTGGTGAGCCTGCAAACAATCCTCGAGAAAAAAGAGCACGCGTCCGGGACGCTCTCAGAAACATCTCAGATACTGACTGGTAATCGCCCTACCGTTGATCATGACACGAAAGTATTGATCAACATGATCTTTGCTCGCTTCCACCATATTTATACCCATCGCTTTGAAAGTGCTTACGGTGATGAAACCACTTTGAATCAGGCGAAACGTGAGTGGGCGATGTCTTTAGCTGGCATGACTGAGGTTCAACTCGAATTTGCATTAGAGCGCTGTAAGCGAGAGCATGCATGGCCCCCCACCATTGCAGAGTTTTTAAAACTTCTACAGCCTACGCCGGAATCACTAGGATTACCGTCTTTGGACCAAGCTTATTTAGAGGCTAGCGTGAACGCTCATCACCCGCAAGCTCATCGTTGGTCACATGTTTGCGTTCAGCTTGCTGCACAGCAGGTCAGTTACCATGCGTTGCGATCAGAAGCGGAAAGAATCACCAAACCAGTCTTTAAAAACGCTTATGAAAAACTTTGTCAGCGTCTGTTTAATGGTGAGACCGTTGAATTGCCGCGCGCAAACACCTTGCCTGAGCCAGACTACAGTGACGAGCGAAACTTTGTAGATGCATTAACTAAAATAGGCGTAGATGCGGTTCAAGCTCAAGCATTAGCTTATTATTTAGAAAAACCGAAAGGTAGTATTGTACGCGAACGCTATCGAAAAAAGACGATTGCGCAGCTGCAAGAAATGAAGGTAAATATTAACGCCCCTGAATAA
- a CDS encoding SH3 domain-containing protein, whose translation MNMAEKKQLTSVTEPEGRFWDGFTDPTQAAVHLALQWLAYVYPSVELQIDRTLNNALPYSDSDLSARWFQFLEEQDVEGHVEALNWMAKVISKEQIPFLVETCWRLVLVDHELPTHVPLALRILGQVIGINEQRLHEIGGNVFREFIEADDKKPRAPLLPVDPRYLDRIEWRLHGHTATARHVFDRHSPTPEKSKEKLMGFILGFFAGASVLAFVVFGPWQFGRISVERMQHEGPTISQSTEAVVNKTPSVVVASEPADAPDSSPSSEEPQASDINETVTTSESLEQTLALVEPSSPAVKESTPAPSATVNVEKVLMLVSANVLNVRAQATVESDVVAKLGKDAKVWAYPAEAVGLWMKIRFDDKEGFASARFMEPVGN comes from the coding sequence ATGAACATGGCAGAAAAAAAGCAGCTGACGAGCGTGACCGAGCCAGAAGGTCGATTTTGGGACGGTTTTACCGATCCAACTCAAGCTGCTGTGCATTTAGCTTTGCAATGGCTGGCTTATGTGTACCCTTCCGTTGAGTTGCAAATAGACCGCACCTTAAATAATGCGTTACCGTATTCTGATTCAGATTTAAGTGCTCGTTGGTTTCAATTTCTCGAAGAGCAAGATGTCGAAGGCCATGTTGAGGCACTCAATTGGATGGCGAAAGTCATCTCAAAAGAGCAGATCCCGTTTTTGGTCGAAACCTGTTGGCGGTTGGTCTTGGTCGATCATGAGTTACCGACCCACGTACCGTTGGCCTTGAGAATTCTAGGTCAAGTGATTGGCATTAATGAACAGCGCTTGCATGAAATTGGCGGCAATGTGTTCCGAGAGTTCATAGAAGCCGATGACAAGAAGCCAAGAGCGCCCTTACTCCCGGTAGATCCGAGGTATTTAGATAGAATTGAGTGGCGGTTGCACGGACATACGGCCACAGCGCGTCATGTATTTGATCGACACAGTCCAACGCCAGAAAAGTCAAAAGAGAAACTCATGGGCTTTATCTTAGGCTTTTTTGCAGGGGCATCCGTTTTAGCCTTTGTGGTGTTTGGTCCTTGGCAGTTTGGCCGTATTTCGGTCGAACGAATGCAACATGAAGGCCCAACGATATCGCAAAGTACAGAGGCCGTGGTTAATAAAACACCGTCAGTCGTCGTTGCTAGCGAGCCTGCAGATGCACCCGATTCATCGCCTTCTTCTGAAGAGCCTCAAGCAAGTGACATTAATGAAACGGTAACAACTTCCGAATCTTTAGAGCAAACGCTTGCGCTTGTAGAGCCTTCTTCGCCCGCAGTTAAAGAGTCGACACCCGCGCCTTCAGCAACGGTTAACGTCGAGAAAGTTTTAATGTTAGTGTCGGCCAACGTACTCAATGTTCGAGCGCAAGCAACGGTTGAAAGCGATGTCGTTGCAAAGTTAGGTAAAGATGCGAAAGTATGGGCCTACCCAGCTGAAGCTGTCGGGCTTTGGATGAAAATACGTTTTGACGATAAAGAAGGGTTCGCCAGTGCCCGGTTTATGGAGCCCGTTGGCAATTAA
- a CDS encoding primosomal protein N', translating to MTSNISQTMQRVSIAVQGPFNGPLTYLHSHKLAPGLRCKVSLGSRTVIGLSVADAPDEALDAAKLKNVTEVLDTAPLLSEELLNIANWMGRYYLHEFSSPFFLALPKLLRSGKKAELKKTRWATLTLQGQHLDCAQLGGAAKQQALMQVMQKQQSATMRHLKSLGFDSAVVNALVKKQLLNVSDEANEESITPTGELFESELRLTEEQQTALSHIKLDAYAPCLLEGVTGSGKTEIYLQAIRQCLQQGKRALVLVPEIGLTPQTLARFQKRFQDDTVALHSGLTDPARHQAWLKAKLGQAAIVIGTRSSILTPIPNLGLIVVDEEHDASYKQQDTLRYHARDIALKRAHDLNIPIVLGSATPSLESLHNASMGRFAHLNLANRANGSSLPPIETIDMRKQQHQNGLSERLAHRIKSHLDDGNQIILFLNRRGYAPNWFCRSCGWIADCTFCDAHMTYHRAQRTNICHHCGHRETPVHKCPNCHETTLEAMGTGTERAEETISQLFPDTTIIRFDRDIASTRNKLEQQLARTESAGPAIIIGTQMLAKGHHFERVTLVGIWDIDGGLFSADLRARERMGQLLTQVAGRAGRGERKGEVVVQTWYPEHPVFEPLLKHDYRSFAIELLEDRKRTQLPPFGYLAVIRCDSAFANLAEQRLQEMAHYLLNTQKVRVLGPLPALLSRRAGKHRYMLLVQSQKRSHLHEVLTPLHRHYPRDAKQVSWHIDIDPSDLA from the coding sequence TTGACAAGTAATATAAGCCAAACAATGCAACGGGTGTCCATTGCCGTACAAGGCCCGTTTAACGGGCCTCTAACCTATTTGCACAGCCACAAACTCGCTCCAGGACTTCGTTGCAAAGTCAGCCTAGGTTCTCGTACAGTGATTGGGCTTTCGGTTGCCGATGCGCCAGATGAAGCGCTGGATGCCGCAAAATTGAAAAATGTAACAGAAGTGCTCGATACTGCGCCTCTCCTTAGCGAAGAACTGCTGAATATCGCAAATTGGATGGGTCGTTATTATCTTCATGAATTCAGCAGCCCTTTCTTTTTAGCCCTGCCTAAATTACTGCGCAGTGGCAAAAAGGCTGAATTAAAAAAAACACGCTGGGCAACACTGACGCTTCAAGGCCAGCACTTAGATTGCGCACAATTAGGCGGCGCGGCCAAACAGCAAGCTCTTATGCAAGTAATGCAAAAACAACAAAGCGCGACAATGCGTCATTTAAAGTCACTTGGTTTTGATTCAGCCGTCGTCAACGCTCTGGTTAAAAAACAGCTGCTCAACGTAAGTGACGAGGCAAATGAAGAGTCCATAACACCGACCGGAGAATTGTTTGAAAGTGAACTTAGGCTCACAGAAGAGCAGCAAACCGCCCTTAGTCACATTAAACTGGATGCTTATGCGCCTTGCTTGTTAGAAGGTGTGACCGGCAGTGGAAAAACCGAAATATACCTTCAAGCCATTCGCCAATGCTTGCAGCAAGGTAAACGCGCTCTGGTTTTAGTCCCCGAAATTGGCTTAACGCCACAAACCTTAGCTCGATTTCAAAAACGATTTCAAGACGACACGGTCGCACTGCATTCAGGATTAACAGACCCAGCACGTCACCAAGCCTGGCTAAAAGCCAAATTAGGGCAAGCCGCCATTGTTATCGGAACTCGCTCCAGTATTTTAACGCCGATCCCAAACTTAGGATTGATCGTGGTCGATGAAGAACACGATGCCTCTTACAAACAACAAGATACACTGCGGTATCACGCTCGGGATATCGCACTCAAGCGCGCGCACGATCTCAATATACCGATTGTGCTCGGCTCGGCGACCCCCTCGCTTGAATCTTTGCACAATGCCAGCATGGGTCGATTTGCGCATTTAAACTTAGCCAATCGAGCCAACGGCTCTTCATTACCGCCTATCGAAACCATTGATATGCGCAAGCAACAACACCAAAATGGGCTCTCTGAAAGGCTAGCGCACCGCATCAAAAGCCATTTGGATGACGGCAACCAAATTATTTTATTTTTGAATCGCCGAGGCTACGCGCCTAATTGGTTTTGTCGTAGCTGTGGCTGGATAGCCGATTGTACTTTTTGCGATGCACACATGACCTATCACCGTGCGCAACGAACCAATATTTGCCACCATTGTGGACACCGCGAAACACCCGTTCATAAATGCCCGAATTGTCATGAAACCACTTTAGAGGCAATGGGCACAGGCACAGAACGAGCCGAGGAAACCATCTCCCAATTGTTTCCTGACACCACAATCATTCGTTTTGACCGTGATATTGCCAGCACACGAAACAAACTCGAACAGCAACTGGCACGCACTGAGTCCGCCGGTCCAGCCATTATTATTGGCACGCAAATGTTGGCAAAAGGACACCATTTTGAACGCGTCACCTTAGTAGGCATTTGGGATATAGACGGCGGATTATTCAGTGCCGATTTACGAGCCCGCGAACGAATGGGCCAATTATTGACTCAAGTTGCAGGGCGTGCCGGCCGAGGAGAGCGAAAAGGCGAAGTAGTGGTGCAAACATGGTACCCCGAACACCCGGTATTCGAACCGTTGCTTAAGCATGATTACCGTAGTTTTGCTATTGAATTATTAGAGGATAGAAAGCGCACCCAATTGCCACCCTTTGGGTACTTGGCCGTTATTCGCTGCGACAGTGCGTTCGCAAATTTAGCCGAGCAACGGTTACAAGAAATGGCGCATTATTTACTGAACACCCAAAAAGTTCGAGTATTAGGGCCGTTACCCGCACTGCTTTCAAGAAGGGCTGGAAAGCATAGATACATGCTGTTAGTTCAAAGCCAAAAACGTAGCCACCTGCACGAAGTACTGACACCTCTGCATCGGCACTACCCTCGCGATGCTAAACAAGTCAGCTGGCACATTGACATTGACCCTTCCGATTTAGCCTAA